gCTCCAAAATCACTTACTGGTGTCTCAACAACTTTATCATCAAATGCTAGTTATTTAAAGGATGTTACTGATTCAACATATgattttgattatattttatctatgtcactttttaataatgaaaattttgaagaaGATGAAACATCATCTATTTCTCCATGGAATATGTTAACAAATGCTCTTGAAGAAAATTCTGATAATAGTGTAGtacttttaataacatttataaattctAAAATGCGTGTAATAAGGAATAGTAGTGCAAAAATAGCTTGTTTAATGTTATACAAAAAACTTGCTAAATTATCAACACCTATACTAATAATAGATCGTATCTTaccatatattatatatttttttaatgatccCAATGATTCTGTAAAAGAAGAAGCTTTTTTTGTAATGTGTTATGTACTTTCATGTATTGATGTTGTACCACAACATGAACATAGAATATTTCCAGATTATATATTTGGTAAAAttgatttattaatgaaTGATCATTcatcaattattaaaatggcAATAGCTAAAAATTTAGGATTAATTGCTGTTACAGCattaagatatttaaaaacatctAATCCAGCATTACCTGATATGGATATTAGTGAACAAGATCAAATAGCAGAAATGCAAAATGATCCAGAAGCTGTTtttaagaaagaaaaaaaatatttacaaaaatttattttagaaaaatttattattttatgtgaTACACCATCTGCAAGACCATGtttaataacaaaacaaaatttagCATATTATTGtgatttttttgaaaaaagtgATATAACTGATATTTTTGGGCATATGAcaagatttttaaattttgttgaaAATTGGAGATTAagagttaatttttttgaagcTAGTAGtacattaataatatcatcAGGTTCacaaataacaaaatttttagaagttCTTATTACAGATACaggatttaaaaatagtgatgaatttgttatatatagTGCTATGAAATGTTTTGAATCACTTATTAAAGAAAGtcaaatagataaaaatgtaattatagaaatatttagGCATGCATCACCATTTCTTATTCATCCAAATACTTGGCTTCGTGCTGGTGTTGTTAGAATTCTTGGATTATTAGaatcaaaatttaatgatgTTGATATGTTTAGTCTTGTATCACCAATCATTGAACCATTTATTAAACaaactatttataaatatagtaaTCCAATTGttgtaacaaaaaatttaattgatcCTATACCAAGAAGTATATGGAAAATACTTATACATTCAGAATATTGTATACAATTACTAGATTCATTAATTAAAGCAAGAAGTTTACATACACCTATTTCTAATTCACTTAATGTTAGTAATATTTCAACATCAACTTTAAAGTtgtatgaaaaattaaaaacaaatggTCTTGATAAGGATATGGAAAAtaagttaatatattttaataaaattttacctgTAATATCAgattataaacaaaatgaagataaaaatCATCTTAAATATGTACcaacaataaataatgttgatTTATCATCAATACCAAATCTTACTAGATGTAAATTAGATCTTGTTTCTGGAGTTAAtcaaacattaaaaaataatcatgaatcaaaacaaaaaactaatgataaaaattattcaaatgaCAATggaacatttaaaaatttaaatcttgatattaattcaaaatatgggaaatatacaaatattcATACAGGTTCTGTTGAATCATTTAATTCACAAacaaattatcaaaaaaatttaaaagatcttcttgaatatgaaataaaacgttttaaagaaaatagtAGTTTATATAATGATTCTAATGCTTTATATACAGGAACTATGGTTGAAACTGAaacttataatataaattgtcCACCAAGATTAACATTACTAAGTAATGTTTATGAACATTATGATGCAATAACAAAATTAGCTGTTCATAAAAATGGAAATACATTTGTTTCAGGAAGTGAGGATggatcttttaaaatttggactgcagattcatttaaaaatttacaaaattggacaataaaatcaaaatttactaaaaaaaatgatgatgtAATTGTTAATTCTGTTCAATTtgttacaaataataattgtacaATTGGTGTTGCATATTCTGATGgattattacaaataattgaTCCTGATAGTAAACATCCAACAAGAAATATTAAGTATGATTTTGAAAAACAGGGTCCTATATTAGATATGTATggatcaaataatattatatatgctATAACAAAacaaagttttattaatatttttgatttacgTGTACATAATAGTGGTGTTAGTGATGCTATATGGAATGATTgtagtaataatttaataacaacATTAGCTGTAGATCCATTAAATGAATATTGGATGGCTACAAGTGGTCCCAGTCGTCCAAGTGTCATT
This Strongyloides ratti genome assembly S_ratti_ED321, chromosome : 2 DNA region includes the following protein-coding sequences:
- a CDS encoding Phosphoinositide 3-kinase regulatory subunit 4 — encoded protein: MGSIISAPIPDEIYPVESYVSNNPRKDNVHSLGSTRFMKVARVDKHKQAKVMKVFVINDQKLNLQPFEKEVVQIKNKLVGAPNCLPFFAVNNCTKYLLLSRPYIKDSLYERLMSRPFLLEIEKKWIAYQLIKVLKQLKDSDVCHGDIKSQNVLISSSLWVQLTDFASFKPTRLPLDNPSCFNFFFDTSRRKSCYVAPERFTNDIDMSEKSLFSQPLNHNMDIFSIGCVLCELFSDGRYLFNLAQLLEYKASDQKITEFNENIKKIMKHVPESMKELILIMISKESDTRLEYTKYLSVAFPPIFDEFYRFFQNLAPKSLTGVSTTLSSNASYLKDVTDSTYDFDYILSMSLFNNENFEEDETSSISPWNMLTNALEENSDNSVVLLITFINSKMRVIRNSSAKIACLMLYKKLAKLSTPILIIDRILPYIIYFFNDPNDSVKEEAFFVMCYVLSCIDVVPQHEHRIFPDYIFGKIDLLMNDHSSIIKMAIAKNLGLIAVTALRYLKTSNPALPDMDISEQDQIAEMQNDPEAVFKKEKKYLQKFILEKFIILCDTPSARPCLITKQNLAYYCDFFEKSDITDIFGHMTRFLNFVENWRLRVNFFEASSTLIISSGSQITKFLEVLITDTGFKNSDEFVIYSAMKCFESLIKESQIDKNVIIEIFRHASPFLIHPNTWLRAGVVRILGLLESKFNDVDMFSLVSPIIEPFIKQTIYKYSNPIVVTKNLIDPIPRSIWKILIHSEYCIQLLDSLIKARSLHTPISNSLNVSNISTSTLKLYEKLKTNGLDKDMENKLIYFNKILPVISDYKQNEDKNHLKYVPTINNVDLSSIPNLTRCKLDLVSGVNQTLKNNHESKQKTNDKNYSNDNGTFKNLNLDINSKYGKYTNIHTGSVESFNSQTNYQKNLKDLLEYEIKRFKENSSLYNDSNALYTGTMVETETYNINCPPRLTLLSNVYEHYDAITKLAVHKNGNTFVSGSEDGSFKIWTADSFKNLQNWTIKSKFTKKNDDVIVNSVQFVTNNNCTIGVAYSDGLLQIIDPDSKHPTRNIKYDFEKQGPILDMYGSNNIIYAITKQSFINIFDLRVHNSGVSDAIWNDCSNNLITTLAVDPLNEYWMATSGPSRPSVINIWDLRFKIKIINHNSNDKYKQYYKIWPYIRSGQCKEFWASDMEYFHCDLYSLYKLDPDEDRNYRMRIFDQITVSSRPTEQTTNKISRVTKFNNVVNAMAICPLTGHIFTGDFSGAIRYWDVENSNRCNYLCGHLKKYINDDLYNVTYDINHSTLDNNPCRLVKEIWNEKPHQTTKDDRYKTTKVDYGHTSCISDLLSIPNNLLVSGDQSGVVKVWKINVD